One window of the Shimwellia blattae DSM 4481 = NBRC 105725 genome contains the following:
- the rfaH gene encoding transcription/translation regulatory transformer protein RfaH, with product MQSWYLLYCKRGQIERAREHLERQQVNCMTPMITLEKMVRGKRTAVSEPLFPNYLFIEFDPEHIHTTTISSTRGVSHFVRFGTLPATVPIDVIQQLSNWPTEDVVDPDTPWPGDNVVITDGAFEGLEAIFTEPDGETRSMLLLNLLNKQVMQSVRNTDFRKA from the coding sequence CGGCCAGATAGAACGGGCCCGGGAACACCTCGAACGCCAGCAGGTTAACTGCATGACGCCAATGATCACGCTTGAAAAAATGGTCCGGGGTAAACGCACCGCAGTCAGTGAGCCGCTCTTTCCTAACTATCTGTTTATTGAGTTTGACCCCGAGCATATCCACACCACGACCATCAGCTCTACCCGTGGGGTGAGCCATTTTGTGCGTTTTGGCACGCTCCCGGCGACGGTGCCTATCGATGTAATTCAGCAACTGAGTAACTGGCCCACAGAAGATGTGGTCGATCCGGATACCCCGTGGCCGGGCGATAACGTGGTTATCACTGACGGCGCCTTCGAAGGGCTGGAAGCCATTTTTACCGAGCCGGACGGCGAAACCCGCTCCATGCTGCTGCTCAACCTGCTGAATAAGCAGGTCATGCAGAGCGTGCGCAATACGGATTTTCGCAAAGCGTAA